The Setaria italica strain Yugu1 chromosome IX, Setaria_italica_v2.0, whole genome shotgun sequence genome has a window encoding:
- the LOC101783895 gene encoding uncharacterized protein C6C3.02c, producing MPRRSSGRSASRPAPRAAPLRNPPQPARQAPPPAPAQSGGGSILGGIGSTIAQGMAFGTGSAMAHRAVDAVMGPRTIQHETVVSEAAAAAPAAPMMNGADSCGNHSKAFQDCLNHYGSDISKCQFYLDMLNECRRGGATA from the exons ATGCCTCGCCGCAGCTCAG GAAGGTCAGCATCGCGTCCTGCTCCTCGCGCTGCTCCTCTGAGAAACCCACCTCAGCCAG CGCGCCaggctcctcctccagctcctgctCAGAGCGGTGGTGGCTCCATCCTTGGAGGAATTGGGTCCACGATTGCTCAAG GCATGGCTTTTGGTACTGGCAGTGCCATGGCACACAGAGCTGTTGATGCTGTAATGGGCCCCCGGACCATTCAGCATGAGACTGTTGTCTcggaggctgctgctgctgctcctgctgctccaaTGATGAACGGTGCTGATTCTTGCGGCAACCATTCCAAGGCCTTCCAAGAT TGCCTCAACCACTATGGAAGCGACATCAGCAAGTGCCAGTTCTACCTTGACATGCTGAACGAGTGCCGCCGTGGTGGTGCGACTGCCTAA
- the LOC101784304 gene encoding gamma-glutamyl peptidase 5, with translation MGMGPLESAAAAVAAVPVAAGSYAVLQCGDDSEYVRKAYNGYFQVFRALLEEDGETWRVYRALRGELPTDAEAAGFDGFVISGSCADAHGDEPWILALVDLIRRLHAAGKRILGVCFGHQLLCRALGGRTGRSTKGWDIGVSCIHPTAAAARLFAPLKLPVHMPVIEFHQDEVWELPPNAEVLARSDKTRVEMFRYGDRVMGVQGHPEYSKDILMSIADRLLQRSLILDCQVDVAKASFDVRQPDKELWKKVCRGFLKGRLQSQQEQQQVVVL, from the exons atggGAATGGGGCCGCTCgagagcgccgccgcggcggtcgcgGCCGTCCCGGTCGCGGCGGGGTCGTACGCGGTGCTGCAGTGCGGCGATGACTCGGAGTACGTGCGCAAGGCGTACAACGGCTACTTCCAGGTGTTCCGCGCGCTgctggaggaggacggcgagaCGTGGCGCGTCTACCGCGCCCTCCGCGGGGAGCTCCCCACCGACGCCGAGGCGGCGGGCTTCGACGGCTTCGTCATCTCGGGCAGCTGCGCCGACGCCCACGGCGACGAGCCATGGATCCTCGCGCTCGTCGACCTcatccgccgcctccacgccgccggcaAGCGCATCCTCGGCGTCTGCTTCGGCCACCAG CTGCTGTGCCGGGCGCTGGGCGGGCGTACGGGGCGGTCGACCAAGGGTTGGGACATCGGGGTGAGCTGCATCcacccgacggcggcggcggcgaggctgttCGCGCCGCTGAAGCTGCCGGTGCACATGCCGGTGATCGAGTTCCACCAGGACGAGGTGTGGGAGCTGCCCCCCAACGCGGAGGTGCTGGCGCGGTCGGACAAGACCCGCGTCGAGATGTTCCGCTACGGGGACCGCGTCATGGGCGTCCAGGGCCACCCCGAGTACAGCAAGGACATCCTCATGAGCATCGCTGACCGCCTCCTCCAGCGCAGCCTCATCCTG GACTGCCAGGTGGACGTGGCGAAGGCGAGCTTCGACGTGAGGCAGCCGGACAAGGAGCTGTGGAAGAAGGTGTGCAGGGGCTTCCTCAAGGGGAGGCTCCAGtcgcagcaggagcagcagcaggtggtggtgcTATAG